A genomic segment from Streptosporangium roseum DSM 43021 encodes:
- a CDS encoding GNAT family N-acetyltransferase, translating to METERLIMRRWREADRRPFAELNADPEVMEHFPAPLTREQSDAMVDRIESAFDEHGYGLWALEVRATGEFVGFTGLAWQTFEAHFTPALEVGWRLARSAWGRGYASEAARAAIGYGFGPAGQDEIVSMTAVANLRSRAVMERLGMTRDPADDFDHPRVPADSRVRPHVLYRLSRDAWR from the coding sequence GTGGAGACCGAACGTCTGATCATGCGCCGGTGGCGGGAGGCCGACCGGCGCCCGTTCGCGGAGCTGAACGCCGACCCCGAGGTGATGGAGCACTTCCCCGCGCCGCTCACCCGCGAGCAGTCCGACGCCATGGTGGACCGGATCGAGTCGGCGTTCGACGAGCACGGCTACGGGCTCTGGGCGCTGGAGGTGCGTGCGACAGGGGAGTTCGTCGGTTTCACCGGGCTGGCGTGGCAGACGTTCGAGGCGCACTTCACCCCGGCGCTGGAGGTCGGCTGGCGCCTCGCCCGCTCCGCCTGGGGACGGGGCTACGCGAGCGAGGCGGCCAGGGCGGCGATCGGGTACGGCTTCGGCCCGGCGGGGCAGGACGAGATCGTCTCCATGACGGCGGTGGCCAACCTGCGCTCCCGGGCGGTGATGGAACGCCTCGGCATGACCAGGGATCCGGCCGACGACTTCGACCACCCGCGGGTCCCCGCCGACAGCCGGGTCCGGCCGCACGTGCTCTACCGTCTCAGCCGCGACGCCTGGCGATGA
- a CDS encoding penicillin-binding transpeptidase domain-containing protein, giving the protein MQRGKKIAIASVAVVLVAGAAGGGAWWFLHTRGTPQETAQRFTQAWQRGDLAAMRAELSAADPAFGKIYEDMRKNLAVEGTAVRLDSVRETGDGTGQAAYTATLKLRNVGEWSYAGVLDLAVVDRNWRVKWSPAAVHPDLTAGATFALKAKWPERAAITAAGGDRIDGGDVGGSVQQLVGYLDKATEKDLTKLGSSYKVGDAVGRGGLQETFQRRLAGTPATEIQLVAADKKTVKPIHKIEGEKGEALETSLDLRIQRAAADAVRDLKQTASLVAIKPSSGDILAVVNNKGGFNRALDGNYPPGSTFKAITAVGLLEAGMTPGERVTCPKDVNIGGLPIRNSHHAGYGAVTFSDSFAYSCNTTFAPLTQERLGADKLLRAAELFGFNRPLSIGVPAAKGSFPKAQGDADLAAESFGQGRITASPLLMASVAAALADGTWRPPTLVPSVQQKSEPQELPEGVTPQMHRMMSAVVTKGTAKDAGLPSGTRGKTGTAEYGPQGALKTHAWFIGFRGDLAFAVIVEEGSGGGAVAAPVAARFLRGLG; this is encoded by the coding sequence ATGCAGCGTGGCAAGAAGATCGCGATCGCCTCGGTGGCCGTCGTGCTGGTGGCGGGGGCTGCCGGGGGTGGGGCCTGGTGGTTCCTGCACACCCGGGGCACCCCCCAGGAGACCGCCCAGCGCTTCACCCAGGCCTGGCAGCGCGGCGACCTGGCCGCCATGCGCGCCGAGCTCTCCGCGGCCGATCCCGCGTTCGGCAAGATCTACGAGGACATGCGCAAGAACCTCGCGGTCGAGGGCACCGCGGTGCGGCTGGACTCGGTGCGCGAGACCGGCGACGGCACCGGCCAGGCCGCCTACACCGCCACGCTGAAGCTGAGGAACGTCGGCGAGTGGAGCTACGCCGGCGTCCTGGACCTGGCGGTCGTCGACCGCAACTGGCGGGTCAAGTGGTCTCCCGCGGCCGTGCACCCCGACCTGACCGCCGGGGCCACGTTCGCGCTGAAGGCCAAGTGGCCGGAGCGGGCGGCGATCACCGCCGCCGGCGGCGACCGCATCGACGGCGGCGACGTGGGAGGCTCGGTGCAGCAGCTCGTCGGGTATCTGGACAAGGCCACCGAGAAGGACCTCACGAAACTCGGCTCCTCCTACAAGGTGGGCGACGCGGTCGGCCGGGGCGGGTTGCAGGAGACCTTCCAGCGGCGCCTGGCCGGCACGCCCGCCACCGAGATCCAGCTCGTCGCCGCCGACAAGAAGACCGTCAAGCCCATCCACAAGATCGAGGGCGAGAAGGGCGAGGCGCTGGAGACCAGCCTGGACCTGCGGATCCAGCGGGCCGCGGCCGACGCGGTCCGCGACCTGAAGCAGACCGCCTCGCTGGTCGCGATCAAGCCGTCCTCCGGCGACATCCTCGCCGTGGTCAACAACAAGGGTGGCTTCAACCGGGCGCTGGACGGCAACTACCCTCCCGGTTCGACCTTCAAGGCGATCACCGCCGTCGGGCTGCTGGAGGCCGGGATGACCCCCGGCGAGCGGGTCACCTGCCCCAAGGACGTCAACATCGGCGGCCTGCCGATCCGCAACTCCCACCACGCCGGATACGGGGCGGTGACCTTCTCCGACTCCTTCGCCTACTCCTGCAACACCACCTTCGCCCCGCTGACCCAGGAGCGGCTGGGCGCGGACAAGCTGCTGCGCGCCGCGGAGCTGTTCGGCTTCAACAGGCCGCTCAGCATCGGCGTCCCGGCCGCCAAGGGCAGCTTCCCCAAGGCGCAGGGCGACGCGGACCTGGCCGCGGAGTCCTTCGGCCAGGGCCGGATCACCGCCAGCCCTCTGCTGATGGCCTCGGTCGCCGCCGCCCTGGCCGACGGCACCTGGCGACCGCCGACGCTGGTCCCCTCCGTCCAGCAGAAGTCCGAGCCGCAGGAGCTCCCCGAGGGCGTCACGCCGCAGATGCACCGGATGATGTCCGCGGTGGTCACCAAGGGCACTGCCAAGGACGCGGGCCTGCCGTCCGGCACCCGGGGCAAGACCGGCACCGCCGAGTACGGCCCGCAGGGAGCGCTGAAGACCCACGCCTGGTTCATCGGATTCCGGGGCGACCTGGCCTTTGCGGTCATCGTGGAGGAGGGCTCGGGCGGCGGCGCGGTCGCCGCGCCGGTGGCCGCGCGGTTCCTGCGCGGCCTGGGCTGA
- a CDS encoding MOSC domain-containing protein, with protein MTDGRVTAVSLSATHTFGKTRRPGIRLLAGLGVEGDAHLGVTVRHRSRVAQDPTQPNLRQVHLIPAELHDELEGAGFSVAAGQLGENITTRGVDLLGLPVGALLRLGGVATVEITGLRNPCLQIDAFRPGLLRQVVGRDEAGRLIRRAGVMGVVVAGGEVRPGDAIEVELPPPPHRPLDRV; from the coding sequence ATGACGGACGGACGAGTGACGGCGGTGAGCCTCAGCGCCACGCACACCTTCGGCAAGACCCGCCGGCCGGGCATCCGGCTGCTGGCCGGGCTCGGCGTCGAAGGCGACGCGCACCTCGGGGTGACGGTGAGGCACCGGTCCCGGGTGGCCCAGGATCCGACCCAGCCCAACCTGCGCCAGGTGCACCTGATCCCCGCCGAGCTCCACGACGAGCTGGAGGGCGCGGGATTCTCCGTGGCGGCTGGGCAGCTGGGGGAGAACATCACCACCCGGGGCGTCGACCTGCTGGGCCTCCCGGTGGGGGCGCTGCTGCGGCTGGGCGGCGTGGCGACGGTCGAGATCACGGGACTGCGCAACCCCTGCCTGCAGATCGACGCCTTCCGGCCGGGCCTGCTCCGGCAGGTGGTGGGCCGGGACGAGGCCGGCCGGCTGATCCGCAGGGCCGGGGTGATGGGCGTGGTGGTCGCCGGCGGCGAGGTGCGGCCCGGCGACGCGATCGAGGTCGAGCTGCCGCCGCCGCCGCACCGGCCCCTGGACCGGGTCTAG
- a CDS encoding S41 family peptidase encodes MSAYLRFPTIFGDRVVFAAEDDLWMVPVTGGRAFRLTAGVAEAGYPRFSPCGDQLAFAGREEGPEEVYVMPADGGAARRITYHGARSTVTGWDPDGAVLYASDESQPFEGQKWLHRIHPDGIPERLPYGPANSISYGPQIVLGRNTADPARWKRYRGGTVGDLWIGTEEFRRLIALPGNLASPCWAGERVYFISDHEGVGNVYSCTADGGDLRRHSDHADYYARNLSGDGHRLVYHAGAELYLVEDGESHRVEVCLRSSRTQRNRRFAAAEDFLDSATLSPDGSGLAITTRGKAFSFADWEGPVRQHGAPYGVRYRLLTWLNDDERLIAAASDDGDREVLSILTADGSAEPVQLDHLDTGRVTALEVSPKDDRVAIANHRNELLVVDLTGGTVTGARSTVIDASRFGAIEDLAWSPDGRWLAYACRDTAQTMAVKLCRIETGETFFATRPVLWDSGPAFDPGGDYLYFIGQRVFNPVYDELQFDLGFPLGSRPYAIGLRADVRSPFVPEPRPLKDDDDDDDGDGDGDDGQETEVVIDLAGIQDRVVAFPVPEGRYDRIAGIKGKAVYLTFPVEGSLGDDYADSSDGTLQVYDFAGQKQETLVGDVSEFQLGRDGTTLLYQAGKRLRVIKAGEAPEDDDTPSRGSGWVDLSRVKVSIRPEAEWRQMFREAWRLQRENFWTQDMAGIDWEGVYRRYLPLVDRVTTRGEFSDLLWELLGELGTSHAYESGGAYPSRPHYRQGKLGVDWSFEDGLYRVARIVNGDRWDPEVTSPLNRLGVDVRPGDVVLAVNGQPVGPSAGPDERLVNQADQEVQLTVRRGQDKRTFNVKAIGDEQPGRYRDWVEANRTHCHERSGGRVGYLHIPDMGPDGYSEFHRGFLTEYDREGLIVDVRFNGGGHVSALLLEKLSRRRLGYNFPRWSVPEPYPDESPRGPMVAITNEWAGSDGDIFSHTFKLLGLGPLIGKRTWGGVIGIWPRHQLADGTVTTQPEFSFAFDDVGWRVENYGTDPDIEVDITPQDYARGVDTQLDKAIEVALERLLLHPPHTPNPADRPRLTVPRLPPR; translated from the coding sequence ATGTCCGCCTACCTGCGATTCCCGACGATCTTCGGCGACCGGGTCGTCTTCGCCGCCGAGGACGACCTGTGGATGGTGCCCGTCACCGGCGGACGGGCCTTCCGGCTGACCGCCGGGGTGGCCGAGGCGGGCTACCCCCGGTTCTCCCCGTGCGGCGACCAGCTCGCCTTCGCCGGCCGCGAGGAGGGGCCGGAGGAGGTCTACGTGATGCCCGCCGACGGCGGGGCGGCCCGGCGGATCACCTATCACGGGGCCCGCTCCACGGTCACCGGCTGGGATCCCGACGGCGCCGTCCTGTACGCCAGCGACGAGTCCCAGCCCTTCGAGGGGCAGAAGTGGCTGCACCGGATCCACCCGGACGGGATTCCGGAGCGCCTGCCGTACGGCCCGGCCAACTCCATCTCCTACGGCCCGCAGATCGTGCTGGGCCGCAACACCGCCGACCCGGCCCGCTGGAAGCGCTACCGGGGCGGCACCGTGGGCGACCTGTGGATCGGCACCGAGGAGTTCCGGCGGCTCATCGCCCTGCCGGGCAACCTGGCCTCGCCCTGCTGGGCCGGGGAGCGGGTCTACTTCATCTCCGACCACGAGGGTGTCGGCAACGTCTACTCCTGCACCGCGGACGGCGGGGACCTGCGCAGGCACTCCGACCACGCCGACTACTACGCCCGCAACCTGTCCGGTGACGGCCACCGGCTGGTCTACCACGCCGGAGCCGAGCTCTACCTGGTCGAGGACGGGGAGTCACACCGTGTCGAGGTGTGCCTGCGCAGCTCCCGCACCCAGCGCAACCGCCGTTTCGCCGCGGCCGAGGACTTCCTCGACAGCGCCACGCTCAGTCCCGACGGCAGCGGCCTGGCCATCACCACCCGGGGCAAGGCGTTCTCCTTCGCCGACTGGGAGGGCCCGGTCCGCCAGCACGGCGCGCCGTACGGCGTCCGCTACCGCCTGCTGACCTGGCTGAACGACGACGAGCGGCTGATCGCGGCGGCCAGCGACGACGGCGACCGCGAGGTGCTGTCCATACTCACCGCCGACGGCAGCGCCGAACCGGTCCAGCTCGACCACCTCGACACCGGGCGCGTCACCGCGCTGGAGGTCTCCCCCAAGGACGACAGGGTCGCGATCGCCAACCACCGCAACGAGCTGCTCGTGGTCGACCTCACCGGGGGCACGGTGACCGGCGCCCGGAGCACGGTGATCGACGCCAGCAGGTTCGGCGCGATCGAGGACCTCGCCTGGTCTCCCGACGGCCGCTGGCTGGCCTACGCCTGCCGTGACACCGCGCAGACCATGGCCGTCAAGCTGTGCCGGATCGAGACCGGCGAGACGTTCTTCGCCACCCGCCCGGTGCTGTGGGACAGCGGCCCCGCCTTCGACCCCGGCGGCGACTACCTCTACTTCATCGGCCAGCGCGTCTTCAACCCGGTCTACGACGAGCTCCAGTTCGACCTGGGATTCCCCCTCGGCTCCCGCCCCTACGCCATCGGGCTCCGCGCCGACGTCCGCTCCCCCTTCGTCCCCGAACCCCGGCCGCTCAAGGACGACGACGATGACGACGACGGTGACGGTGACGGTGACGACGGGCAGGAGACCGAGGTGGTCATCGACCTGGCGGGCATCCAGGACCGCGTCGTCGCCTTCCCCGTCCCCGAGGGACGCTACGACCGCATCGCCGGGATCAAGGGCAAGGCCGTCTACCTGACGTTCCCCGTGGAGGGCAGCCTCGGCGACGACTACGCCGACTCCTCCGACGGCACGCTGCAGGTCTACGACTTCGCCGGCCAGAAGCAGGAGACCCTGGTCGGGGACGTCTCGGAGTTCCAGCTGGGCCGTGACGGCACCACCCTGCTCTACCAGGCCGGAAAACGGCTGCGGGTGATCAAGGCGGGCGAGGCGCCCGAGGACGACGACACGCCGAGCCGCGGCAGCGGATGGGTCGACCTGTCGCGGGTCAAGGTGTCCATCCGCCCGGAGGCCGAGTGGCGGCAGATGTTCCGCGAGGCCTGGCGGCTGCAGCGGGAGAACTTCTGGACCCAGGACATGGCCGGGATCGACTGGGAGGGTGTCTACCGGCGCTACCTCCCGCTGGTGGACCGGGTCACCACCCGGGGAGAGTTCTCCGACCTGCTGTGGGAGCTGCTCGGCGAGCTCGGCACCTCCCACGCCTACGAGAGCGGCGGCGCCTACCCGTCCCGGCCGCACTACCGGCAGGGCAAGCTCGGCGTCGACTGGTCCTTCGAGGACGGCCTCTACCGGGTCGCCCGGATCGTCAACGGCGACCGCTGGGATCCCGAGGTCACCTCGCCGCTCAACCGCCTCGGGGTGGACGTACGGCCCGGCGACGTGGTGCTGGCCGTCAACGGCCAGCCCGTCGGCCCGTCGGCCGGCCCGGACGAAAGGCTGGTCAACCAGGCCGATCAGGAGGTCCAGCTCACCGTCAGGCGCGGGCAGGACAAGCGGACCTTCAACGTGAAGGCCATCGGCGACGAGCAGCCGGGCCGCTACCGCGACTGGGTGGAGGCCAACCGGACCCACTGCCACGAGCGCAGCGGCGGCCGGGTCGGCTACCTGCACATCCCCGACATGGGGCCGGACGGCTACTCCGAGTTCCACCGCGGCTTCCTCACCGAATACGACCGGGAGGGCCTGATCGTGGACGTCCGGTTCAACGGCGGCGGCCACGTGTCGGCCCTGCTGCTGGAGAAGCTCTCCCGCCGCCGCCTCGGCTACAACTTCCCGCGGTGGAGCGTGCCCGAGCCCTACCCCGACGAGTCCCCCCGGGGTCCGATGGTCGCGATCACCAACGAGTGGGCCGGCTCCGACGGCGACATCTTCAGCCACACCTTCAAACTGCTCGGCCTGGGCCCGCTGATCGGCAAGCGCACCTGGGGCGGGGTGATCGGCATCTGGCCCCGGCACCAGCTCGCCGACGGCACGGTCACCACCCAGCCGGAGTTCTCCTTCGCCTTCGACGACGTGGGCTGGCGGGTGGAGAACTACGGCACCGACCCCGACATCGAGGTGGACATCACCCCGCAGGACTACGCCCGCGGCGTGGACACCCAGCTCGACAAGGCGATCGAGGTCGCCCTGGAACGCCTGCTCCTCCATCCCCCGCACACGCCCAATCCGGCCGACCGGCCGCGGCTCACGGTCCCGCGCCTGCCACCTCGCTGA
- a CDS encoding tyrosine-type recombinase/integrase: MNVPAVPESPRTPVEPARDPYQVYLDSLSSAESRRAMRGCLDRLAALVSGDEVSSGAGRPWHLLRYEHTVRIRALMTERGWSPAYVNKHLVALRRVLREAWRLGQMTAEEYQRAADLPTVEHTRLPTGQHVPPEVVGAALAACDRDDSPAGTRDAALLAVLYSTGCRRAEIAGMTLGDYDPGSRSLRVRGKRDKERMVYLTTEAVGRLERWLAVRGRPAGALFSPIGASGRLRVRDGGPAPMTGQAIADILARRLAEAGAMPRTPHDFRRTFIGELLDAGVDLATAQALVGHSSPATTARYDRRPERRRREAVDRITLPAPKPL; encoded by the coding sequence GTGAACGTGCCAGCCGTACCCGAGTCGCCCCGGACCCCCGTCGAGCCCGCGCGGGACCCCTACCAGGTCTACCTCGACTCCCTGTCCAGCGCCGAGTCCCGCCGCGCCATGCGCGGCTGCCTGGACCGCCTGGCCGCCCTCGTCTCCGGTGACGAGGTCTCCTCCGGGGCGGGCCGGCCCTGGCACCTCCTCCGCTACGAGCACACCGTGCGCATCCGCGCCCTGATGACCGAGCGCGGCTGGTCGCCCGCCTACGTCAACAAGCACCTGGTCGCGCTGCGCAGGGTGCTGCGCGAGGCCTGGCGGCTCGGCCAGATGACCGCCGAGGAGTACCAGCGCGCCGCCGACCTGCCGACCGTCGAGCACACCCGCCTGCCCACCGGCCAGCACGTCCCGCCGGAGGTCGTGGGCGCCGCGCTGGCCGCGTGCGACCGCGACGACTCCCCCGCCGGGACCCGCGACGCCGCCCTGCTGGCGGTGCTCTACTCCACCGGCTGCCGCCGCGCCGAGATCGCCGGGATGACGCTGGGCGACTACGACCCCGGATCGCGCTCGCTGCGGGTGCGCGGCAAGCGCGACAAGGAGCGGATGGTCTATCTCACCACCGAGGCCGTCGGCCGGCTGGAGCGCTGGCTGGCCGTACGGGGGCGTCCGGCGGGGGCGCTGTTCTCCCCCATCGGCGCCTCCGGGCGGCTCCGGGTCAGGGACGGCGGGCCCGCGCCCATGACGGGGCAGGCGATCGCCGACATCCTGGCCAGGCGGCTGGCCGAGGCGGGAGCCATGCCGCGCACCCCGCACGACTTCCGACGCACCTTCATCGGCGAGCTGCTCGACGCCGGCGTGGACCTGGCCACCGCCCAGGCGCTCGTCGGCCACTCCTCACCGGCCACCACGGCCCGCTACGACCGGCGCCCCGAGCGCCGCCGCCGCGAGGCGGTCGACAGGATCACCCTGCCCGCCCCCAAGCCGCTGTGA
- a CDS encoding DUF3040 domain-containing protein yields the protein MAWSQDEERLLLQIERHLIDEDPRLVARLESFNERVQRKEHGRRRRDAKKGKRSSRRPRRSTIVIMVSWVLIATLIATLLILVLRHEAAALPL from the coding sequence ATGGCCTGGTCGCAAGACGAGGAGCGACTACTGCTGCAGATAGAGCGTCATCTCATCGATGAGGATCCGCGACTGGTGGCGCGGCTCGAGTCGTTCAACGAGCGCGTCCAGCGCAAGGAGCACGGCCGTCGCAGGCGCGACGCGAAGAAGGGGAAGCGGTCGTCGCGCCGTCCCCGCCGGTCGACGATCGTCATCATGGTCAGCTGGGTGCTGATCGCGACCCTGATCGCCACGCTGCTCATCCTGGTCCTGCGCCACGAGGCCGCCGCGCTCCCGCTGTAG
- a CDS encoding GNAT family N-acetyltransferase, with the protein MDTSSRAPAYLRAYDEQLRARPVPGRTAERVGPVLRVVSDGYGQGFLTYRDLGGLDGAELDAFIAGQRDFFTGIGRPVEWKYHGYDRPVDLPERLTAAGFEAEEQETVMVGEAAALATSPVLPEGVRLREVTGRADLERIREMEELVWEADRSWLPDLLERDIAGPGDRCAVVVAEAGERVVCAAWMRFHEGTDFVSLWGGSTLKEWRGRGIYRAMVAYRTGLAVARGFRLVQVDASDDSRPILARLGLEAIATTTPYVWVPPTV; encoded by the coding sequence ATGGACACCTCATCGCGGGCTCCGGCCTACCTTCGCGCCTATGACGAGCAGCTACGGGCCAGGCCGGTGCCCGGCCGTACGGCCGAGAGGGTCGGGCCGGTGCTCCGGGTCGTCTCCGACGGGTACGGGCAGGGATTCCTGACCTACCGGGATCTGGGCGGGCTGGACGGCGCCGAGCTGGATGCGTTCATCGCGGGTCAGCGTGACTTCTTCACCGGGATCGGCCGGCCGGTGGAGTGGAAGTACCACGGCTACGACCGGCCGGTGGACCTGCCCGAGCGACTGACGGCGGCCGGGTTCGAGGCCGAGGAGCAGGAGACCGTCATGGTCGGGGAGGCGGCCGCGCTGGCCACGTCCCCCGTGCTCCCGGAGGGGGTCCGGCTGCGGGAGGTGACCGGGCGGGCCGATCTGGAGCGGATCCGGGAGATGGAGGAGCTGGTCTGGGAGGCCGACCGGAGCTGGCTGCCCGACCTCCTGGAGCGCGACATCGCCGGACCCGGCGACCGGTGCGCGGTGGTGGTGGCCGAAGCGGGCGAGCGGGTGGTGTGCGCGGCGTGGATGCGCTTCCACGAGGGCACGGACTTCGTCTCGCTGTGGGGTGGCTCGACGCTGAAGGAGTGGCGGGGGCGGGGAATCTACCGGGCGATGGTGGCCTATCGGACGGGGCTGGCGGTAGCGCGGGGGTTCCGGCTGGTGCAGGTGGACGCCTCCGATGACAGCCGCCCGATCCTGGCCAGGCTGGGTCTGGAGGCGATCGCGACGACGACGCCTTACGTGTGGGTGCCGCCGACCGTCTGA
- a CDS encoding lysophospholipid acyltransferase family protein produces the protein MLYRLTKIVSAPFLHLLWPTEATGVEHVPGSGPAILASNHLSVLDSTFLPLVLPRQVRFVAKAEYFTGNPVTAMWMRATGQISIDRQSPTSAQDMLDAAAQVLRDGELFGIYPEGTRSPDGRLYRGKVGVAWLALATGAPVIPVAMSGTDKVLPIGASVPALGRVGVRIGKPLTFTGSETSARDRREVTDEIMTAIHELSGQEYVPSYAPSRSRSK, from the coding sequence GTGCTCTATCGCCTGACCAAAATCGTCAGCGCCCCCTTCCTCCACCTGCTGTGGCCCACCGAGGCCACCGGGGTTGAGCACGTGCCCGGGTCTGGTCCGGCCATCCTGGCCTCCAACCATCTGTCCGTCCTCGACTCGACCTTCCTGCCCCTGGTGCTCCCGCGCCAGGTCCGCTTCGTCGCCAAGGCCGAATACTTCACCGGCAACCCCGTCACCGCGATGTGGATGCGGGCCACCGGCCAGATCAGCATCGACCGGCAGAGCCCCACCTCGGCCCAGGACATGCTGGACGCGGCCGCGCAGGTGCTCAGGGACGGCGAGCTGTTCGGCATCTATCCCGAGGGCACCCGTTCCCCCGACGGCCGCCTCTACCGGGGCAAGGTCGGAGTCGCCTGGCTGGCCCTGGCCACCGGCGCGCCGGTGATCCCGGTGGCGATGAGCGGCACCGACAAGGTGCTCCCGATCGGTGCCTCGGTGCCCGCGCTGGGCCGGGTCGGGGTCCGGATCGGCAAGCCGCTGACGTTCACCGGATCGGAGACCAGCGCGCGCGACCGGCGCGAGGTGACCGACGAGATCATGACGGCGATCCACGAGCTGTCCGGGCAGGAATACGTGCCGAGCTACGCGCCCAGCCGCTCCCGGAGCAAGTGA
- a CDS encoding NUDIX hydrolase produces the protein MALLPPMDELRSRVTANLAGFRRQGALPLAEGLRHAAVTVCVLEDDGRGPYTIVIRRGAHGRNPGQWALPGGRLEEGEDAVTAALRELEEEASVRNVEVAGLLDDFVADSGFVITPVVAFGGRQRPRRDPYEVASVHRVPLERFLAPGVPRWRTDEEGRSLLQMPLGPSIVIHAPTGAILWQFAEVALKGRDLRVAGVAQPHWTRR, from the coding sequence ATGGCCCTGCTTCCCCCGATGGACGAGCTCCGCTCCCGCGTCACCGCGAACCTGGCAGGGTTCCGGCGGCAGGGGGCTCTCCCCCTCGCCGAAGGCCTGCGGCACGCCGCGGTGACCGTGTGCGTGCTGGAGGACGACGGGCGCGGGCCGTACACGATCGTGATCAGGCGGGGCGCCCACGGCCGCAACCCCGGGCAGTGGGCACTGCCCGGGGGCAGGCTGGAGGAGGGCGAGGACGCCGTGACGGCGGCGCTGCGGGAGCTGGAGGAGGAGGCCTCGGTCCGGAACGTGGAGGTGGCCGGGCTGCTGGACGACTTCGTCGCCGACTCCGGATTCGTGATCACTCCGGTGGTGGCGTTCGGCGGGCGGCAGCGCCCCCGCCGCGACCCCTACGAGGTGGCCTCCGTCCACCGGGTGCCGCTGGAGCGGTTCCTGGCGCCGGGGGTGCCGCGCTGGCGGACGGACGAGGAGGGGCGGAGCCTGCTGCAGATGCCGCTGGGCCCCTCGATCGTGATCCACGCCCCCACCGGGGCGATCCTGTGGCAGTTCGCCGAAGTGGCCCTGAAAGGCCGCGACCTGCGGGTGGCGGGAGTCGCCCAGCCGCACTGGACACGCCGGTGA
- a CDS encoding TetR/AcrR family transcriptional regulator: MEHSSKGDPARSLALLWRTSERASRKGKPDLSVDRIVRAGIEIADTEGLAALSMRRVAERLGVGTMSLYTYVPGKAELLDVMLDTVYGETARPRDVSGGWRARLVLVARENWELCRRHPWMLQVDTGRPPLGPNLMAKYDYELRTIAGTGLTEVEMESVLSLVLGHVHSTVRGAVAASRAEQETGVTDEQWWQAHRPVFERIFNPAVYPTAVKVGGAVGETYQAAYVPPEHLFEFGLERLLDGVEMLIARRRG, translated from the coding sequence ATGGAACACAGCAGCAAGGGGGATCCGGCGCGCAGCCTGGCGCTGCTCTGGCGGACCAGTGAGCGGGCCAGCCGCAAGGGCAAGCCCGACCTGAGCGTGGACCGGATCGTGCGGGCCGGGATCGAGATCGCCGACACCGAGGGGCTGGCCGCGCTGTCGATGCGCCGGGTCGCCGAGCGGCTCGGGGTCGGCACCATGTCCCTCTACACCTACGTGCCCGGCAAGGCCGAGCTGCTCGACGTCATGCTCGACACCGTGTACGGCGAGACGGCCCGCCCCCGGGACGTCTCCGGGGGCTGGCGGGCCCGGCTCGTGCTCGTCGCCCGGGAGAACTGGGAGCTGTGCCGCCGCCATCCGTGGATGCTCCAGGTCGACACCGGGCGCCCGCCCCTGGGCCCCAACCTCATGGCGAAGTACGACTACGAGCTCAGGACGATCGCCGGCACCGGCCTGACCGAGGTCGAGATGGAATCGGTGCTCAGCCTGGTCCTGGGTCACGTGCACAGCACCGTGCGCGGTGCGGTGGCGGCCTCACGGGCCGAGCAGGAGACCGGCGTCACCGACGAGCAGTGGTGGCAGGCCCACCGGCCGGTCTTCGAGAGGATCTTCAACCCGGCCGTCTATCCGACGGCCGTCAAGGTCGGCGGGGCCGTGGGCGAGACCTACCAGGCCGCCTACGTCCCGCCCGAGCACCTCTTCGAGTTCGGCCTGGAACGGCTGCTCGACGGCGTCGAGATGCTCATCGCCAGGCGTCGCGGCTGA